One Natrinema longum genomic window carries:
- a CDS encoding CopG family ribbon-helix-helix protein, translated as MRTSFNIPDEIVAEFDRVWTEEGIENRSRAVREAMSEYIESHSRLEERAGEVVALVGFDYRHHEVIGELHAVQHEYQDIIQSTSHTHHGEWCLESLFCRGNAEQVRELTYQLRDFDGVQRVKVMVLGNPTP; from the coding sequence ATGCGGACGAGTTTCAACATTCCCGACGAGATCGTCGCGGAGTTCGATCGGGTCTGGACCGAGGAAGGAATCGAGAACCGCTCGCGAGCGGTGCGAGAAGCGATGTCGGAGTATATCGAATCCCACTCGAGGCTCGAGGAACGAGCCGGTGAGGTCGTCGCGCTCGTCGGCTTCGACTATCGCCACCACGAGGTGATCGGCGAACTCCACGCCGTTCAACACGAGTATCAGGACATCATCCAGAGTACGAGCCACACGCACCACGGAGAGTGGTGTCTCGAGTCGCTGTTCTGCCGTGGTAACGCCGAACAGGTGCGGGAACTGACCTACCAACTCCGTGATTTCGACGGCGTACAGCGGGTGAAGGTCATGGTGCTTGGAAATCCAACTCCGTAG
- a CDS encoding dihydroneopterin aldolase family protein encodes MSPNEPPTDAQTACFEAGIKFGSLYHQFAGTPVSPESAPSLATAIEESIENQPHCTEVTVAVRTEELEAELAESTADYTELTGRFLEVEIVVDYEGCEVRTRMEMEDGYPLMRLESVRERASSDR; translated from the coding sequence ATGTCACCGAACGAACCGCCGACCGATGCCCAGACCGCCTGCTTCGAGGCCGGTATCAAGTTCGGCTCGTTGTACCACCAGTTCGCCGGCACGCCCGTCTCGCCCGAGAGCGCCCCGAGTCTCGCGACCGCCATCGAAGAGTCGATCGAGAATCAGCCCCACTGTACCGAGGTGACCGTCGCCGTACGAACCGAGGAACTCGAGGCCGAACTCGCCGAGTCGACGGCCGATTACACCGAACTGACCGGCCGCTTCCTCGAGGTCGAGATCGTCGTCGACTACGAGGGGTGTGAGGTCCGGACCCGCATGGAAATGGAAGACGGCTATCCGCTGATGCGACTCGAGTCGGTTCGCGAACGGGCGTCGTCGGATCGGTGA